The genomic interval CATCAGCACGATGTGCGTTGGTCTCAGGAGTCTTGCAAACATCTATGATGCTCTTGAAGAGATGATTTGCCTACCAAGCAACCAAGTTTGCTCCTCCCAGCAGAGGAACATATTGGATGGTGAAATTGAAGGTTCTCTCGAGCTGCTAGATCTCTGCAGCGCCATGCAAGAGATCTTCGTCGAGATGAAGGCTATCATCCAAGAGCTGCAAGTGGCTCTAAGGAAAGGCGAGGATGCCGCCTCTCAAGCCAAGATCCAATCTTACACCCGCTTGGTAAAGAAGGCCAAGAAACATTTCAAGAAGACTGCGAAGAAGGCTCCTGCAGCTTGCAGGATAGTCATGCTGTTGGCCAAGGCCAGAGAGATCTCTGTCTCTCTGCTGGAGTCCACACTCCATCTCTTGTCAAAGCAAATCGAAATGCCTAAACAGTCTCTTGTGTCCAAGGCATTTCACAAGAAGAAGGCAGCTGTTTGCAAGGAGGAGCAATTGTCAGGGCTAGAGTGCAGTATCGGAGATCTCGAGAGCGGAGTAGGACATCTGTTCAGGAAATTAGTCCAGAGCAGAGTTTCTCTACTCAACATCCTTAGCTCGTAGATACTCCCAAGTCACTCTTGACACTCTGATTGGCATCCACCTTTTAAGGAATAGCTGATCTTCATACAGTTTTCCCATATTTATACACGAGATAGTATAAATGTAAATGATACTATAGAAAGAGAAACAGAAGTTTTGATCCATTTCACCATTTCATGCTTGATGTGTGTTTTGTGAGTCTACTATACTTTATTTTAATGTCCTTAGTTAGTGGATCTTGCTTCTTGTGCATGAAACATGCCAGATCAAAGTCACAAGGTCTCAACTTGCTGTTAGCAGAATCAATCAATTTTATTATCCAGATTCTTTACCACCACCACATGTCCACATGGCTGTGCAGTCTGGCACTAGAATTTATAGCAAAGTCTAAACTAGTACTCTCAAGTTTTAACATCGTCGACATCTATATCATTTAAGCATTTAAGGtgaaaaaacaacaaaaacatTTATCTTAGAAGCACAACCTTTTGCATGTCCTACAGGATTAAGAATAATCTGAGCAAAGTGTAATCCAACCTTTTGCACTGATATTGTCATGTACAGTAGCCTTATTAATAGCCTTTCTAAACAAGGGCTTGTGGAATCGGCCATTGAGTAATTTCAAAGCAGGCCATGTAAGCCTGGTATTTTTTGTTTCAGTGCTGTGGCAAAGGGTTTGTGCAGAGCTGCGCGATGGGAGGAAGCTGGGGAGCTGATATCCGAGATGGCCAGAAAGGATTGTCCGCCAAATGAAGTGACATCAATATACTAATCAATTCCTTGTGCCAAAAAGGGCTTGTCGATTGTGCAATCTAGGTGCTCGAGCAAATGCCAAAGTATGGAAGTACACCTGATATTTTTTTTGACCGGAAAGTACACCTGATATTTTCATATACAATGCTCTTAACAATGGCTTTTCTGAACAAGGCTGTCCGGATGATGCCCGCAAGTTATTAAGCACTATGTCGTGCAAGCCTGGTGCCGTTTCCTATAATTCTACATTGAAGGGTTCATGTAGAGCTGAACGATGGAAGGAAGCAGAGGAGGTTGTGGATATGCTTAGAAAGAAGTGCCCTCTAAAGGAAGTAACATTCAATTATGCTACTCAATTGTTTATACCAACCAGGTTAATTTGAGTCAACCTTTGAAATCTCTTGAGAAAATGCCAATAATATAAAGTTATGCTTGGTCATCTACACTGCCCCCGCGAAGGGCGCTTTTGTAAGCAAGAGTCTGAAGGATGCCCCGAGTTATGAATCAGCGCACTTGTGCAGGCCTGCCACAGTTCGCTCTTATGCTTCAAAGGATTTGTGTAGAAATGAGCAACATGTAAATGCCAGAGTTTCTGGTTGAGATCAGCGCCGGGAGGGTAATCCAAATAAGGCCTCTTTTGGTTAGGCTGGATATAGCCAGGATCATGGCCTGATCCAcgccagtgacacaaaacgtgaTGTAGGCAACCGGATGAGGTGAGGCCATCTCTCCCTTCTGATTCTTGTGTTGAGCGCCCCTGATTCTCCTCTTTCCCCTGCTTGAAAGAATTGGCGGGCATGGATCTTGGGCTGGAACTAATTTATTATGTATCAATATGATGTACTGCATATTGCCGCTTTTACTAGACATGCACATGCCTGTTTTTACCAATTCATGTTTGTCTCCTGTATTCAGGTTTCAGAGTAGAATCAGCTATGTACCTTGCTTTTGTGAAGAGAAACTGTCTTTAGTTGAACAAGCGCTGCCGATGCCATTCTTAGAAAACTGTGTTATATATATACCTATATAGATGCGCTAGTTTTGCTTGCTTTCCTTCTCAAAGTATACACCAAGAGCCTGCATAATGCATCCTCATTTTTCGCAGCTTCTCATCTGTTTGATTTACTGTTTCTGCAGATATTGCAACTACTACTAGCTGGAGGGAGCTTGTTGATTAAGGAATGTACTATATTTTGTTGTAAGGAGAAAAGTCAGTTGCAACAAAGAATTATTTGATTTTCTGTCAGTTACCAAGTGATCTCAGATGTTTTGTTCTGTCTGAAATGGTTGAAATATTTAAAAAGCATTGTACTTCTGAGTAATTCTGAAAATCCATGGTTTCCTTCATATCTGGTTCTTCTCATGCGCCATCTCCACGGGAATTCTGGATGATGAGTATGTGTTATAAACTTATAATCCAAATACCTGCTCGGTCAGCTTCTGAAGATGGGAAGTTCAGAGTTCAAGCAAACAAAGGTATCTTTCTGAAACAACACTTCCATTTCTTTGGCTTCTTAATCTTGTGCAGTTACTTGACAGTTCAAGACTTTTCAATTAAAGGGCTCAGGAGTCTTATACTTTACAACATTCTATTTATTTCAATCATTTCTTGGATGATCTGCTAAGCTTTTCTTGATTGTATCAATCCGTTATATATTCGGTAATCAAACCAAGTAAGTTGACACAGTATACCTACAAGTAGGTTGTTCTAATTCCATGAGATGTATTAGTTTCTATCTCTGACCTTTAGAAAACATACATGCTCATTGAAACTGCATTGCTAAAAAAATTAAACAGTagagaaaaaaggaaaataatCAAGTCTTGAATTTTCTGTGTCCAGGAAGACTGTAAAAGTGAAACAATGTAACCTTATGGAAATTTGACCTCCCAAACTAACCCATTGGATGACCAGACCTGGGTAAAACACCCACTTACAAAATTTGCAGCATTCTACCGTATTTTTTTGGTTGAGAAAACGCAAAAGCCTCAAACTGACCAGCAAACAGGATTTGTTAGCATCCATACTTTGTGATGTGGCAAGTGACAAATCTTTCATTCACAGAACCGAACCATTTGACTGGCAACAGAAGCAATGGCCTGAAAAGGAAAAAGAGAGAATGTAAAAAAAAATAAAGAGCTCCGTGTTTCTCCAGCACATAAAAATGCCTGCTCCAAAtcttgaggttatcacgaatatATCCAACAAATGTAGAGCATGCTGGTAGCCAGCAGCATTCGTCTAAATAATAGCTTGAGCGTGCAATTATGTCTGACCCACCATCAAATTATACCATTCTTAATTAGCCCTTGCTGCTATAAGTGGAACACTGCAATGAGACGGTTCATCTCGAGGGTAGCAGACCACAATATAAAATGTAGTGAACATGAGACGACTTTGGTGTTGTAACCAATACACTGCTGGCAGATCTCAAGGCATAGCAGACAATATCATGGAGATGTAATGGCATGATTCTTCATGTCTACTAATCAGATGCTACAGTACATCTGTGCACTTATTTGTATAAATAGGCGTCAGCGGAACGGTAGATACATCAAACTAGAAgctcttccttcttcctctcttcgaCCACAATACAGAGCAAATCTTCAAGCTCAGACATGGCTTTCCACCAAAGAACGACAAGTTTGCCTTCTAGGCCTCACGTCAGTGAGACCGAAGTCGAGCAAGAACTCCACAGCCTAGAAGCAAGCATCTCTTCCTCCAATTCCATCAGCAGGATGTGCGATGGTCTCAGGAGTCTTGCAAACATCTACGATGCTCTTGAAGACATTATTTGCCTACCAAGCAACCAAGTTTGTTCCTCTCAGCAGAGGAACATATTGGATGGAGAAATGGAAGGTTCTCTCGTGCTCCTAGATCTCTGCGGTGCCATGCAAGAGATCTTCGTCGAGATGAAGGCCATCATCCAAGAGCTGCAAGTGGCTCTAAGGAAAGGGGATGTTGCAGCTGCTCAAGCCAAGATCCAGTCTTACACCCACTTGGCGAAGAAGGCCAGGAACCATTtcaagaaggccacgaagaaggctCCTGCAGATTGCAGGATGGTCATGCTATTGGCCAAGGCCAGGGAGGTCTCTGCCTCTCTCCTGGAGTGCACACTCCATCTGTTGTCGAAGCAAATCGAAATGCCCAAACAATCTCTTGTTTACAAGGCATTTCACAAAAAGAAGGCGGTCTTTTGCAAGGAGGAGCAGTTTTTGATGCCCATGGTTAGTGGATCTTGTTCCTTATGCATGAAACATGCCAGATCAAAGTCACAAGGTCCCAATCGATCAATTTTACTATCCAGATtccccaccaccaccacatggCTGTGCACTACTCTGGCACTACAACTGAGTATATCATTTAAGCATTGAAGGTGTCAAAATAAGAAAAAAACATTTACTCCAGAACCACAACTTTTTGCATATTCTACAGTATTAACAATAATCTGAGAAAGACATAATCCAAACTTGCCAGTGCACAAACTTTTTCGTCACTTTATATGCTCATTCCCGGGGTCTCTGAGAATCAGTTAGTACGACTAAGAGGTTAGATATT from Triticum urartu cultivar G1812 unplaced genomic scaffold, Tu2.1 TuUngrouped_contig_6856, whole genome shotgun sequence carries:
- the LOC125531173 gene encoding uncharacterized protein LOC125531173 — encoded protein: MAFHQRSTSFPSRAHVSETEVEQELHSLEASISSSNSISTMCVGLRSLANIYDALEEMICLPSNQVCSSQQRNILDGEIEGSLELLDLCSAMQEIFVEMKAIIQELQVALRKGEDAASQAKIQSYTRLVKKAKKHFKKTAKKAPAACRIVMLLAKAREISVSLLESTLHLLSKQIEMPKQSLVSKAFHKKKAAVCKEEQLSGLECSIGDLESGVGHLFRKLVQSRVSLLNILSS
- the LOC125531169 gene encoding uncharacterized protein LOC125531169, whose translation is MAFHQRTTSLPSRPHVSETEVEQELHSLEASISSSNSISRMCDGLRSLANIYDALEDIICLPSNQVCSSQQRNILDGEMEGSLVLLDLCGAMQEIFVEMKAIIQELQVALRKGDVAAAQAKIQSYTHLAKKARNHFKKATKKAPADCRMVMLLAKAREVSASLLECTLHLLSKQIEMPKQSLVYKAFHKKKAVFCKEEQFLMPMWILFPWPKHASSDC